From the Primulina tabacum isolate GXHZ01 chromosome 3, ASM2559414v2, whole genome shotgun sequence genome, one window contains:
- the LOC142539927 gene encoding chlorophyll a-b binding protein CP24 10A, chloroplastic, with product MSLLHQKSDIRDTKMASTSAALVNGLGSAFLTGGKKSQALFSAPVSARVGGAVASTKRLIVVAAAAAKKSWLPGVRGGGNFIDPEWLDGSLPGDYGFDPLGLGKDPAFLKWYREAELIHGRWAMAAVVGIFVGQAWSGIPWFEAGASPGAVAPFSFGTLLGTQLLLMGWVESKRWVDFFNPESQSVEWATPWSRTAENFSNSTGEQGYPGGKFFDPLGVAGTLKDGVYIPDGEKLERLKLAEIKHARIAMLAMLIFYFEAGQGKTPLGALGL from the exons ATGTCATTATTGCACCAGAAATCGGATATCAGAGATACGAAGATGGCTTCTACTTCTGCAGCATTGGTTAATGGCTTAGGATCTGCCTTCCTCACCGGTGGCAAGAAAAGCCAGGCCTTGTTTTCTGCTCCAGTATCCGCCAGAGTCGGCGGTGCGGTGGCCTCTACCAAAAGGCTCATTGTGGTGGCTGCCGCAGCTGCTAAGAAGTCTTGGCTTCCCGGTGTTAGAGGAGGCGGAAACTTCATCGACCCCGAGTGGCTTGATGGCTC GCTTCCTGGTGACTATGGATTCGACCCGTTGGGCCTAGGGAAGGATCCAGCATTCTTGAAATGGTACAGAGAAGCTGAGCTCATCCATGGAAGGTGGGCAATGGCGGCTGTAGTCGGCATCTTCGTTGGCCAGGCATGGAGCGGCATCCCCTGGTTCGAGGCCGGAGCCTCTCCTGGCGCGGTGGCGCCCTTCTCTTTCGGCACCCTGCTCGGTACCCAGCTCCTCCTCATGGGGTGGGTTGAGAGCAAAAGATGGGTTGACTTCTTCAACCCCGAGTCGCAATCCGTCGAATGGGCGACACCATGGTCAAGAACTGCCGAGAACTTCTCCAATTCTACTGGGGAACAGGGCTACCCTGGTGGCAAATTCTTCGACCCGTTGGGCGTTGCTGGTACGTTGAAGGATGGAGTCTACATCCCGGACGGCGAAAAGCTCGAAAGATTGAAGCTTGCTGAGATTAAGCATGCTAGGATTGCAATGTTGGCGATGCTGATCTTCTACTTTGAGGCAGGACAAGGGAAAACACCCCTTGGCGCACTTGGCTTGTAA
- the LOC142539926 gene encoding uncharacterized protein LOC142539926, translating to MDKVYGKLRNLDAYPKINEDFFSRTLSGGVITLVSSIFIFVLFVSEFRLYLHTITNTKLVVDTSRGGKLHINFDVTFPAIPCTLLSVDAMDISGERHLDIRHDIFKKRIDSHGNVVGTRQDGIGAPQIEKPLQRHGGRLEHNEKYCGSCFGAESADDECCNSCEEVREAYQKKGWAITNADLIDQCKREGFVDKVKEEQGEGCNIHGSLEVNKVAGNFHFSPGKSFHQSNFQLLDLLAFQTENYNISHKINKLTFGDSIPGIVNPLDGVQWLQETPGGVYQYFVKVVPTIHTNIRGHTIQSNQFSVTEHFKNSEMELTRSVPGVFFFYDLSPIKVTFTEEHTPFLHFLTHICAIMGGVFTVAGIVDSFIYHGQKALRKKQELGKLR from the exons ATGGATAAGGTGTACGGTAAGCTGCGGAATTTGGATGCGTACCCGAAAATCAATGAGGATTTCTTCAGCCGCACGCTCTCCGGTGGTGTTATCACGCTCGTCTCCTCTATCTTCATCTTCGTTCTTTTCGTTTCTGAATTCA GATTATACCTTCACACCATAACAAATACAAAGCTAGTAGTAGACACGTCTAGAGGAGGAAAATTGCATATTAAT TTTGATGTCACTTTTCCTGCCATTCCATGTACATTGCTGAGTGTTGATGCCATGGATATCAGTGGGGAGCGACATCTAGACATA agacatgatattttcaagaAAAGAATTGATTCTCATGGCAATGTGGTAGGGACGAGACAAGATGGCATTGGTGCCCCACAG ATCGAGAAGCCTTTGCAGAGACATGGTGGCAGGCTTGAGCATAACGAGAAATATTGTGGCTCATGTTTTGGCGCAGAATCG GCGGATGATGAATGTTGTAATTCATGTGAAGAAGTTCGTGAAGCATATCAAAAGAAAGGCTGGGCAATAACAAATGCAGATTTGATTGATCAG TGCAAAAGAGAAGGCTTTGTTGATAAAGTAAAAGAGGAACAAGGTGAAGGATGCAATATTCATGGATCTCTGGAAGTTAATAAAGTGGCAGGGAATTTTCACTTTTCCCCTGGTAAAAGCTTTCACCAGTCGAACTTCCAGCTGCTAGATCTCCTCGCTTTTCAAACAGAAAATTATAAT ATAAGCCACAAGATCAACAAGTTAACTTTTGGAGATTCTATTCCTGGGATTGTAAATCCTCTAGATGG TGTGCAGTGGCTACAAGAAACTCCAGGTGGAGTGTATCAGTATTTTGTCAAG GTGGTTCCAACCATACACACCAATATTAGAGGTCATACTATTCAGTCAAATCAG TTTTCTGTCACCGAGCATTTCAAGAATTCTGAAATGGAGCTGACCAGGTCTGTTCCTGGAGTTTTCTTCTTCTATGACCTGTCTCCCATAAAG GTTACTTTCACAGAAGAACATACACCATTCTTGCACTTCCTAACACATATCTGTGCCATCATGGGAG GTGTATTCACGGTTGCTGGAATAGTGGATTCTTTCATTTACCATGGTCAGAAGGCACTGCGGAAGAAACAAGAACTTGGTAAACTCAGGTGA
- the LOC142539928 gene encoding uncharacterized protein LOC142539928 — protein MSLALLQSYSSAEEDVAVNDELWLQDQISSDDDAKDSVPKNRSYKPLFDSNPRPSSSLPSAFDAFSEIASPPQFLNNSVEEDLQKGVVQQWRHGRRKNRKEKRHLPSGVVVESKAQLVGIRERVRSDVENTAPQGQSGATGMAQGGKRVATVSNPNAEDAAELLRMCVKCGIPKTYSHAKGMICPLCGDRPPTDSDKEPVKKKGSIIKDKEKSKRMRGQSSHASWKSETEMHLRQQFD, from the exons ATGAGCTTGGCACTGCTGCAGAGCTACTCCTCTGCCGAGGAAGATGTAGCAGTAAACGACGAGCTCTGGTTGCAAGACCAAATATCATCCGACGATGATGCAAAAGACTCTGTTCCCAAGAACCGTTCCTACAAACCCTTGTTCGACTCCAATCCGCGGCCTTCTTCCTCCTTGCCGTCCGCTTTCGACGCCTTCTCCGAG ATTGCAAGCCCGCCGCAGTTTCTGAACAATAGCGTGGAAGAAGATCTGCAGAAGGGGGTTGTGCAGCAGTGGAGGCATGGTAGAAGGAAAAACCGTAAAGAGAAGAGGCATTTACCATCAG GGGTTGTAGTGGAGTCTAAGGCTCAGTTAGTTGGAATCCGAGAGAGAGTGAGAAGCGATGTAGAAAACACAGCCCCCCAAGGCCAATCTGGTGCTACGGGAATGGCGCAAGGTGGGAAACGTGTGGCAACAGTTAGCAATCCCAATGCAGAAGATGCTGCTGAGCTTCTGAG GATGTGTGTGAAGTGTGGGATTCCAAAAACTTATTCTCATGCAAAGGGAATGATCTGCCCTTTGTGCGGTGACCGTCCTCCCACAGATTCAGATAAAGAGCCTGTTAAGAAGAAAGGATCGATCATTAAAGACAAGGAGAAGAGTAAAAGGATGAGAGGGCAATCTTCGCATGCATCATGGAAAAGTGAGACCGAGATGCATCTCAGACAGCAGTTTGATTAG